A portion of the Lolium rigidum isolate FL_2022 chromosome 1, APGP_CSIRO_Lrig_0.1, whole genome shotgun sequence genome contains these proteins:
- the LOC124667893 gene encoding uncharacterized acetyltransferase At3g50280-like, whose amino-acid sequence MPSPSSMVRVLSSRTVRPPSPSPRPRERIPFTSWDAAFLSANYIQKGLLFHKPKDQAALSTTAHVVDHLAAALADTLAVYYPVAGRFATEQHKDDTGNVLGCSVHIDCDGQGVEVLHAVADGVSVADVVPPDADVPRDLVGSFFPLDDAVNYDAVDHPLFVVQVTDLADGVFVGFAYNHALSDGTAFWDLVNVWAATGRARLGLAPPPSVTPPVFKRWSADGGAAAPVVLPCTDVSELIDRIPPPPLRERMLHFSAESLVALKERARQDLLAAGDSVSAAALTRFQALSSLLWRCITRARRLSPEQETTCRVAINNRARLRPPLPQEYFGTTIYAIGTEPVRAPELLERGHGWAAAAVGRAVAAHTDESIRARVAAWTAKPMVYTARFFDQTATMVGSSPRFDMYGCDFGWGRPVAARSGKGNKSDGKTSLYPGREGGGSMDAELTLTPEHMAALEEDDEFWAAVTPDAPVR is encoded by the coding sequence ATGCCGTCACCGTCGTCCATGGTGCGAGTGCTGTCGTCGCGCACGGTgaggccgccgtcgccgtcgccgcggccGCGCGAGCGTATCCCGTTCACCTCCTGGGATGCCGCCTTTCTCTCCGCCAACTACATCCAGAAGGGCCTCCTCTTCCACAAACCCAAAGATCAGGCGGCGCTCTCCACCACCGCCCACGTCGTCGACCacctcgccgccgccctcgccgacaCGCTCGCCGTCTACTACCCCGTCGCCGGCCGCTTTGCCACCGAACAACACAAGGACGACACCGGCAACGTATTGGGATGCTCTGTGCACATCGACTGCGACGGGCAGGGGGTGGAGGTGCTCCACGCCGTGGCCGACGGCGTCTCCGTCGCCGACGTGGTCCCGCCCGACGCCGACGTGCCGCGCGACCTGGTCGGGTCCTTCTTCCCGCTCGACGACGCTGTCAACTACGACGCCGTCGACCACCCGCTCTTCGTCGTCCAGGTTACGGACCTCGCCGACGGCGTCTTCGTGGGGTTCGCCTACAACCACGCCCTCTCGGACGGCACCGCCTTCTGGGACTTGGTCAACGTCTGGGCCGCCACCGGCCGCGCCAGGCTCGGactcgcgccgccgccatcggtgACGCCTCCGGTGTTCAAGCGCTGGTCAGCCGACGGAGGAGCCGCTGCCCCGGTGGTGCTGCCGTGCACCGACGTGTCGGAGCTCATCGATCGGATtcccccgccgccgctgcgcgaGCGGATGCTGCACTTCTCGGCCGAGTCGCTGGTGGCGCTCAAGGAGCGGGCGCGCCAAGACCTCTTGGCCGCCGGGGACTCCGTCAGCGCCGCCGCGCTCACGCGTTTCCAGGCGCTGTCGTCGCTCCTCTGGCGCTGCATCACCCGCGCCCGGAGGTTGTCCCCGGAGCAGGAGACCACGTGCCGCGTCGCCATCAACAACCGCGCGCGGCTCCGGCCCCCGCTCCCGCAGGAGTACTTCGGCACCACCATCTACGCCATCGGCACGGAGCCGGTGCGCGCGCCGGAGCTGCTTGAGCGAGGGCacgggtgggcggcggcggccgtggggCGGGCGGTGGCTGCGCACACGGACGAATCCATCCGGGCGCGGGTGGCGGCGTGGACTGCGAAGCCGATGGTGTACACGGCGCGGTTCTTCGACCAGACGGCGACCATGGTGGGAAGCTCGCCGCGTTTCGACATGTACGGGTGCGACTTCGGATGGGGCAGGCCCGTGGCGGCGCGGAGCGGGAAGGGGAATAAGTCCGATGGGAAGACGTCGCTGTACCCCGGGCGGGAGGGCGGGGGCAGCATGGACGCGGAGCTTACGCTAACGCCTGAGCACATGGCAGcgctggaggaggacgacgagttcTGGGCCGCCGTGACGCCGGACGCGCCGGTGCGGTGA